In Fibrobacter sp. UWR2, the following are encoded in one genomic region:
- a CDS encoding adenosine kinase yields the protein MKKVLGMGAALVDILANVDDAWIESQGVQKGGMNMVDWPQMEKFLAALKNPLRVPGGSTCNTMVGLSRLGGKAAFISKIGDDELGRIFRAHLEKNGVESKLGVSDAATGCVFSAVTPDAQRSMWTYLGASDFLASDDFVPALYDGVGLLYAEGYRAFNADCFKKSFTLARSLGVETALDFSSFGVVEACRKLFDELFAEGMIDIIIANEDEAFAYAGVKEEAALDVLAKKAKVAVVKIGKRGALIAKDGKVVHVQAGPAKAIDTTGAGDLWASGFLYGYMNGWDMERSGNLGSVVSNEVVQVMGAQIPEDGWKRILAARG from the coding sequence ATGAAGAAAGTTTTAGGTATGGGCGCTGCCCTCGTAGATATTCTCGCGAATGTGGATGACGCATGGATTGAATCGCAGGGCGTGCAGAAGGGCGGCATGAACATGGTGGACTGGCCGCAGATGGAAAAGTTCCTTGCGGCGCTCAAGAACCCGCTGCGCGTGCCGGGTGGCTCTACCTGCAATACGATGGTCGGTCTTTCCCGTTTGGGAGGCAAGGCTGCCTTCATTTCTAAAATCGGTGATGATGAACTAGGCCGCATTTTCCGTGCGCACCTTGAAAAGAATGGCGTGGAATCCAAACTCGGAGTGAGCGATGCCGCGACGGGTTGCGTGTTCTCTGCAGTGACGCCTGATGCCCAGCGCTCCATGTGGACGTACCTCGGGGCATCCGACTTCCTTGCTAGCGATGACTTTGTGCCTGCGCTCTATGACGGCGTGGGCTTGCTCTATGCCGAAGGCTACCGTGCTTTCAATGCGGACTGTTTCAAGAAGTCGTTCACGCTTGCCCGCAGTTTGGGTGTGGAAACCGCGCTCGACTTCAGCAGTTTCGGTGTGGTGGAAGCCTGCCGCAAGTTGTTCGACGAACTCTTTGCCGAAGGTATGATAGACATCATTATCGCAAACGAAGATGAAGCATTCGCCTACGCGGGCGTGAAGGAAGAAGCCGCACTCGACGTACTCGCCAAGAAGGCTAAGGTCGCCGTGGTGAAGATTGGCAAGCGTGGCGCCCTCATCGCCAAGGACGGCAAGGTTGTGCATGTACAGGCGGGCCCTGCGAAGGCCATCGACACGACGGGTGCCGGCGACCTGTGGGCGTCGGGATTCCTGTACGGCTATATGAACGGCTGGGACATGGAACGCAGCGGCAACCTCGGAAGCGTCGTGAGTAACGAAGTGGTGCAGGTAATGGGCGCCCAGATCCCCGAAGACGGCTGGAAGCGCATTCTCGCGGCCCGCGGGTAG
- a CDS encoding 3-deoxy-manno-octulosonate cytidylyltransferase, protein MTAVHCIVPARMGSSRFPGKPLFKLCGKEMIVRTLERARLAECFDRIVCATDSDQIAEVVSRAGFEFLLTGPANTGSDRVAEAARALDLDLVVNLQGDEPLVEPDVLVDVARKLAAHPDCWVSVACPLAPSDAELATVVKVRVENGFAVDFTRHVEPSDAPRWFQHQGIYAYSRVARDEFSALPQSAVEKERSLEQMRIMGRRPIRMVMSRYPSVSVDVPSDAAAVEALIKSLH, encoded by the coding sequence ATGACTGCAGTACACTGCATAGTACCCGCACGTATGGGGTCTTCCCGGTTTCCTGGGAAGCCCCTTTTTAAGTTATGCGGTAAAGAAATGATTGTCCGGACCCTCGAGAGGGCTCGGCTTGCGGAATGTTTTGACCGCATTGTGTGTGCGACCGACAGCGACCAGATTGCCGAGGTCGTTTCGAGGGCGGGATTCGAGTTTCTGCTCACTGGGCCTGCGAATACGGGATCTGACCGTGTGGCCGAGGCGGCTCGTGCCCTGGACCTTGACCTGGTGGTGAACCTACAGGGCGACGAGCCCTTGGTGGAGCCCGATGTACTTGTCGATGTTGCTCGCAAACTTGCTGCCCACCCGGATTGCTGGGTGAGTGTCGCATGCCCGCTTGCTCCTTCTGATGCCGAACTTGCGACCGTGGTGAAGGTCCGAGTCGAAAACGGCTTTGCCGTGGACTTTACCCGCCACGTGGAGCCAAGCGATGCTCCGCGCTGGTTCCAGCACCAGGGAATTTATGCGTATTCCCGAGTGGCGCGGGATGAATTTTCTGCTTTGCCGCAGAGTGCGGTGGAGAAGGAACGTTCGCTGGAACAGATGCGCATCATGGGGCGGCGCCCGATACGCATGGTCATGAGCCGCTATCCGTCGGTGTCGGTGGATGTCCCTTCCGATGCTGCTGCGGTGGAGGCACTCATCAAATCGTTGCATTAA
- the coaD gene encoding pantetheine-phosphate adenylyltransferase, with product MQRIAVFAGSFDPLTVGHLDIVRRASALFDEVWVLLAVNASKRYMFSDEARLEMVRKSVAQFSNVKADRFDGLTVDFAKRVGAKYLVRGIRNAADVDYEQTVAWNNKMLCPECETVFLSSALEHLMVSSTVVRELLKAGVTATGEGRELLAKYVPEQILPILLKENS from the coding sequence ATGCAGAGAATTGCTGTATTTGCAGGGTCCTTTGATCCGTTAACCGTAGGCCACCTGGACATTGTGCGCCGCGCATCTGCGTTATTCGACGAGGTGTGGGTGCTGTTGGCGGTAAACGCCTCCAAGCGTTATATGTTCAGCGATGAGGCTCGCCTGGAAATGGTGCGCAAGTCGGTGGCTCAGTTTTCGAACGTGAAGGCGGATCGCTTTGACGGCCTTACGGTCGATTTTGCGAAGCGTGTCGGCGCGAAGTACCTAGTGCGCGGAATCCGTAACGCTGCCGATGTGGACTACGAGCAGACGGTCGCCTGGAACAACAAGATGCTTTGCCCGGAATGCGAGACGGTTTTCCTGTCTAGTGCACTGGAACACCTGATGGTATCTAGCACTGTAGTGCGCGAACTTTTGAAGGCGGGCGTGACCGCTACTGGGGAAGGTAGAGAGTTACTTGCGAAGTATGTCCCCGAACAAATCTTGCCGATATTATTGAAGGAAAATTCATGA
- a CDS encoding rhomboid family intramembrane serine protease translates to MRPFQFLPRVLRVLLIINAVIFGVAFVGGTLLGLHLNLPGLGDGNVRDYIAYLGAFWPFAPEQAWRFVTYMFVHVDFWHFVFNMLMLWMFGSEVADMMGSRHFTAMYMFCGIFAAVFSLVMYLMGLTSAPIIGASGALMGIFVAYYKFFPNRMLLMFFFFPMRIKYAMWFMVAIDVLMAHSSDGIAHFAHLGGVVGGFIYMWIYERGFGRTLGGIADKVESSMRRARRPKFRVHEGGARSEGDAGVEKQREDEPLEGEVFYVDEQKRMDEILKKVNREGINSLTDSERQFLLRAGERLRRRRGGM, encoded by the coding sequence ATGAGACCTTTTCAGTTCTTGCCTAGAGTGCTCCGCGTGCTGCTGATTATCAATGCGGTGATTTTTGGAGTCGCCTTTGTTGGTGGCACCTTGCTTGGCCTGCACTTGAACCTGCCGGGCCTTGGAGACGGAAACGTACGCGACTACATCGCCTACTTGGGCGCCTTCTGGCCGTTTGCGCCGGAACAGGCGTGGAGGTTTGTAACCTACATGTTCGTGCATGTGGACTTTTGGCACTTTGTATTCAATATGCTGATGCTCTGGATGTTCGGTAGCGAGGTTGCCGACATGATGGGAAGCCGCCATTTTACGGCAATGTACATGTTCTGCGGGATTTTTGCGGCGGTGTTCAGCCTGGTGATGTACCTGATGGGGCTTACTAGCGCCCCGATTATAGGAGCCTCAGGCGCATTGATGGGCATATTTGTTGCCTATTACAAGTTCTTCCCGAACCGCATGCTGCTGATGTTCTTCTTTTTCCCGATGCGGATAAAGTATGCGATGTGGTTCATGGTGGCGATTGACGTGCTGATGGCCCATTCCAGCGATGGAATTGCGCATTTTGCCCACTTGGGCGGAGTCGTGGGCGGCTTTATCTATATGTGGATTTATGAACGTGGCTTTGGCCGTACCCTCGGGGGCATTGCTGACAAGGTAGAAAGTAGCATGCGCCGTGCACGTCGCCCGAAGTTCCGCGTGCATGAAGGCGGGGCACGGAGCGAAGGCGATGCCGGGGTAGAAAAGCAGCGTGAAGATGAACCGCTGGAAGGCGAAGTGTTCTATGTGGACGAACAGAAACGCATGGATGAAATCTTGAAGAAGGTGAATCGCGAAGGGATAAATTCCCTTACCGATTCGGAACGTCAGTTTCTGCTGCGTGCAGGCGAAAGGCTTCGCCGCCGTAGGGGAGGAATGTAA
- a CDS encoding ATP-dependent helicase, with protein sequence MASVVDASVLDRELNPEQAAAAKKIDGPMLILAGAGSGKTRAITYKIAHLVSQYQVEPKNILAVTFTNKAAREMTARIQKLLDCNMHFPWMGTFHSVCLRLLKKSLVLESVTRAMGGSWYDANFSIYDDDDQKRLLKQILKEELGDDCDAAEIKRVHGAISRYKNTVLYEHGSAVLQTPEVAMGRAEFADDERRARYYAEYQKRLRESNAMDFDDLLFNTVLLLQKVPSITNQLKQLFTYVVVDEYQDTNDVQYELLKLLINEDKNVTVVGDDDQSIYGWRGANIKIIRNFHRDFAPVTIVKLERNYRSTSNIVKGAGSVIAHNVRPLEMEKKVFSKEEAGDPIRVRHMEDDRTEAQQIAEFVLAAGADNYSKTAIFYRTNAQSRVLEKALNDLRIPSVIFGGTRFWDRKEIKDILAYLRLLANEKDDAAHLRVINTPSRAIGKTTVETVLARVRNGEGTFWQMLVAEANGTGRTAPKLKGFTDLVQSWKDLIAAGETPLPILAERIIADTGYKEFLRKEDELTADERIANIDEMVNAIREFDEEHPDATLDSFIQDISLLTDADKKVDDSKGAVTLMTIHMAKGLEFNTVHIAGCDEGIFPLIRESSMLTPSESREQLEEERRLFYVGCTRAEKKLYLYHTERRFFQGTIRPFAPSRFLKELDPSVVEFTPCIGGGGLGGFPSGNSFPRYNKAPDFVRKANASAGRSFSGGSSFGSSSGGFSHGTYSKPSIPASIRKNDQRIVYRNPIKVAPPVKPAVPSGPRVVYDEYSENPYHPGARVRHSKYGIGTIVKCYGTGDNARVDVRFGNDNTVRTIILKYAALQIVG encoded by the coding sequence ATGGCAAGTGTGGTTGATGCGAGTGTGTTGGATAGGGAACTCAATCCGGAGCAGGCGGCTGCCGCCAAGAAGATTGATGGCCCGATGTTGATATTGGCTGGTGCCGGTTCGGGAAAGACCCGTGCCATCACCTATAAGATTGCGCACCTCGTATCACAATATCAGGTAGAGCCAAAGAATATCCTTGCTGTAACATTCACGAATAAGGCGGCCCGTGAAATGACCGCGCGTATCCAGAAGTTGCTTGATTGCAACATGCATTTCCCGTGGATGGGTACGTTCCATTCGGTATGCCTGCGCTTGCTCAAAAAGAGCCTTGTTCTGGAATCTGTTACGCGGGCCATGGGCGGTTCTTGGTACGATGCGAACTTTTCGATATACGATGATGATGATCAAAAGCGCTTGCTGAAACAGATTCTCAAGGAAGAACTCGGCGATGACTGCGATGCGGCCGAAATCAAGCGTGTGCACGGAGCGATTTCTCGCTACAAGAATACGGTCCTTTACGAGCACGGGTCTGCGGTTTTGCAGACGCCGGAAGTGGCAATGGGGCGTGCGGAATTTGCCGACGATGAACGCCGTGCCCGTTACTATGCGGAATACCAGAAGCGCCTTCGTGAGTCAAATGCCATGGATTTCGACGATCTCTTGTTCAATACCGTACTCCTGTTGCAGAAGGTCCCGTCCATTACGAACCAACTGAAACAGTTGTTCACGTACGTGGTGGTCGACGAATACCAGGATACGAACGACGTGCAGTACGAACTGCTGAAACTCCTGATTAACGAAGACAAGAACGTGACCGTGGTGGGCGATGACGACCAGAGTATCTACGGTTGGCGCGGTGCTAACATCAAGATTATCCGTAACTTCCACAGGGATTTTGCTCCGGTCACTATTGTGAAACTGGAACGCAACTACCGTTCGACAAGCAATATCGTGAAGGGCGCAGGCTCCGTGATTGCGCATAACGTGCGCCCGCTCGAAATGGAAAAGAAGGTGTTCTCGAAAGAAGAGGCCGGTGACCCGATACGCGTGCGCCACATGGAAGATGACCGTACCGAAGCGCAGCAGATTGCTGAATTTGTCCTTGCAGCGGGCGCCGACAACTATTCGAAGACGGCGATTTTCTACCGCACCAATGCGCAGTCCCGCGTGCTGGAAAAGGCTTTGAACGATTTGAGAATTCCTTCGGTTATTTTTGGCGGAACTCGATTCTGGGACCGTAAGGAAATCAAGGACATCCTTGCCTATTTGCGCCTGCTTGCCAACGAGAAGGACGATGCGGCCCACCTACGCGTTATAAACACTCCTTCGCGTGCCATTGGCAAGACTACGGTAGAAACGGTGCTTGCGCGTGTCCGGAACGGCGAGGGTACCTTCTGGCAGATGCTTGTGGCTGAAGCTAACGGTACGGGGCGAACGGCTCCGAAACTCAAGGGCTTTACCGACCTTGTCCAGAGCTGGAAGGACTTGATTGCGGCAGGCGAGACCCCGCTCCCGATTCTTGCAGAGCGGATTATAGCCGATACGGGGTACAAGGAATTCTTGCGTAAGGAAGATGAACTTACTGCCGATGAGCGCATCGCGAACATCGACGAAATGGTGAACGCGATTCGCGAGTTTGACGAAGAACATCCGGATGCGACACTCGATTCGTTTATTCAAGATATATCGCTCCTGACGGATGCCGACAAGAAGGTGGACGATTCCAAGGGCGCGGTGACGCTCATGACAATCCACATGGCGAAGGGCCTGGAATTTAATACGGTGCATATCGCCGGTTGCGACGAGGGCATTTTCCCGCTGATCCGCGAATCTTCCATGCTTACGCCTTCCGAATCGCGTGAACAGCTGGAAGAGGAACGCCGCTTGTTCTATGTGGGCTGTACTCGTGCCGAGAAGAAACTTTATCTGTACCATACGGAACGCCGGTTCTTCCAGGGGACAATCCGTCCGTTTGCGCCTTCGCGCTTCTTGAAGGAACTGGACCCTTCCGTGGTGGAATTTACCCCGTGTATCGGTGGTGGCGGCCTTGGCGGTTTCCCGTCGGGAAATTCGTTCCCGCGCTATAACAAGGCGCCGGACTTTGTCCGTAAGGCGAATGCATCTGCTGGCCGTAGCTTTTCGGGCGGTTCCTCGTTCGGCTCGTCTTCGGGAGGATTCTCGCACGGAACATATTCCAAACCGTCCATCCCGGCATCTATCCGCAAGAACGACCAGCGGATTGTTTACAGGAACCCGATCAAGGTAGCCCCTCCTGTGAAACCTGCCGTGCCGAGCGGCCCGCGAGTCGTCTACGACGAGTATAGCGAGAACCCTTACCATCCGGGTGCTCGGGTTCGTCACTCCAAGTACGGTATCGGGACCATTGTCAAGTGCTATGGTACCGGGGACAATGCCCGCGTGGACGTGCGGTTTGGCAATGACAATACGGTGAGGACGATTATCCTCAAGTATGCCGCCCTGCAGATTGTGGGATAG
- the rsmD gene encoding 16S rRNA (guanine(966)-N(2))-methyltransferase RsmD, which produces MPIRITGGLLRGRNVPSPDTSRTRPTGSRTREALFNILQGVEGFRMLDLFAGTGIMGIEAISRGAASVVAVEMAHGQARLVLQAYKALSLEKQLTLLEKNALNIEKGLLCSECGFDLIYADPPFKDMEYPDLRKYWEWLNPGGVAVFEAPSRNLPAWVKEASEAGLVQVRRYGESSLVIYRG; this is translated from the coding sequence ATGCCAATCCGCATTACTGGTGGCTTGCTTCGGGGGCGTAATGTCCCTTCTCCTGATACATCTAGGACAAGGCCTACGGGCTCCCGTACGCGCGAGGCCCTCTTCAATATTCTGCAGGGCGTAGAAGGGTTCCGTATGCTCGACCTGTTTGCGGGTACGGGCATCATGGGAATCGAGGCCATAAGCCGTGGTGCGGCAAGCGTAGTCGCTGTCGAGATGGCTCATGGCCAGGCTCGCCTCGTTTTGCAGGCGTACAAGGCGCTTTCGTTAGAAAAACAACTTACTTTGTTAGAAAAGAACGCCTTGAATATTGAAAAGGGATTACTTTGTTCTGAATGCGGTTTTGATTTGATTTATGCGGACCCGCCATTCAAGGACATGGAATACCCGGACTTGCGCAAGTACTGGGAATGGCTGAATCCGGGCGGCGTTGCCGTGTTCGAAGCCCCTAGCCGGAATTTGCCTGCATGGGTGAAAGAAGCCTCCGAAGCAGGCCTGGTGCAGGTTCGCCGCTATGGCGAATCTTCGCTGGTGATTTACAGGGGTTAA
- a CDS encoding choice-of-anchor I family protein produces the protein MTKFPVVVYSLLLSAGFCFAKLNAQSAGPFQLGKVLTPLSTLSMKTAEISEFMPGKNKLFVVGDAKVVEVVDLSNPGMPKKIAEKEIPGNASSVTVHGDLVAVSMLEDEEWKDGQVQVMRYTDSLEVVGLYRVCSQPDMIKFTPDGKNLLVACEGSPSADFSEDPEGGIAVLTVAKADDAELWKGAELTVVRFDKLDTNSLKKAGVRAPGVQGFVKSLEPEYITVSEDSRWAWVSLQENNAIAKLDVKAKKITKVFPLGYVDYSGGATIDAVSNGLIEMKKYPLRGLRQPDGIASFAIGDKYYVLTANEGAPVNDYKAWTDVTSPMMLAEQGRLYRPVFTDSLLNELKDLTVSGLERNCDGERTKSPACKHMYIFGTRSMSIFDGETGRLVWDTYDMFERILAKIAPEYFNWNAKKGKVKMDKRSGDKGCEPENVTVGEVGYKRYAFVGLERTSGIMVVDVTEAETPRYLKAPKPEEYKGPKVVDYYLDPLDRGPEGILFIPADKSPLANQALLIVGYEYSKTLTIYMVK, from the coding sequence ATGACGAAGTTCCCCGTAGTTGTTTATAGCCTGCTTTTGTCTGCGGGCTTTTGTTTTGCGAAGCTGAATGCCCAGTCGGCTGGCCCGTTCCAGCTGGGCAAGGTCTTGACACCGCTTTCGACACTGTCGATGAAGACTGCAGAAATTTCGGAATTTATGCCTGGCAAGAACAAATTGTTTGTTGTTGGCGATGCGAAGGTTGTCGAGGTGGTGGACCTTTCCAATCCGGGAATGCCGAAAAAGATTGCTGAAAAGGAAATACCCGGTAATGCGTCCAGCGTCACGGTCCATGGTGACTTGGTGGCGGTTTCGATGCTTGAAGACGAGGAATGGAAAGATGGCCAGGTGCAGGTCATGCGCTATACGGACAGCCTGGAAGTCGTAGGGCTTTACAGGGTGTGCAGCCAGCCCGACATGATCAAGTTTACGCCTGATGGCAAGAACCTGCTGGTGGCCTGCGAAGGTTCGCCGAGTGCGGATTTTTCGGAAGATCCGGAAGGCGGAATTGCCGTACTGACGGTTGCCAAGGCGGATGACGCGGAACTCTGGAAAGGAGCGGAATTGACGGTGGTTCGTTTCGATAAGCTCGATACGAATTCACTCAAGAAGGCCGGTGTGCGCGCTCCCGGTGTGCAGGGCTTCGTGAAGTCGCTGGAACCCGAGTACATTACGGTGTCGGAGGATTCCCGATGGGCTTGGGTCTCGCTGCAAGAGAACAACGCCATCGCAAAGCTGGACGTGAAGGCGAAGAAGATAACGAAGGTGTTCCCGCTGGGTTACGTTGACTATTCTGGCGGTGCGACAATCGATGCGGTCAGCAATGGCCTGATTGAAATGAAGAAGTACCCGCTTCGCGGGCTCCGCCAGCCCGATGGCATTGCATCTTTTGCGATTGGCGACAAGTACTACGTGCTTACGGCCAACGAAGGCGCTCCGGTCAACGATTATAAGGCCTGGACCGACGTGACGAGCCCGATGATGCTTGCCGAACAAGGGAGGCTATATCGCCCGGTGTTTACGGATTCGCTCCTGAACGAACTGAAGGACTTGACGGTGAGCGGGCTGGAGCGCAACTGCGACGGTGAACGCACCAAGAGCCCTGCGTGCAAGCACATGTATATCTTCGGTACGCGTTCCATGAGTATTTTCGATGGTGAGACAGGAAGGCTGGTCTGGGATACCTATGATATGTTCGAGCGCATCCTGGCGAAAATTGCTCCGGAATATTTCAACTGGAATGCCAAGAAGGGCAAGGTCAAGATGGACAAGCGTAGCGGTGACAAGGGTTGCGAACCGGAAAACGTGACGGTGGGCGAGGTCGGTTACAAGCGCTATGCCTTTGTCGGCCTGGAACGCACTAGCGGGATTATGGTCGTCGATGTGACGGAAGCCGAAACGCCCAGATATCTCAAGGCTCCAAAGCCAGAAGAATACAAGGGCCCCAAGGTGGTCGACTACTACTTGGACCCGCTGGACCGCGGTCCGGAAGGCATTCTCTTTATTCCGGCGGACAAGAGCCCGCTTGCGAACCAGGCTCTGCTTATCGTCGGTTACGAATACAGCAAGACGCTTACGATTTATATGGTGAAATAA
- a CDS encoding alpha/beta fold hydrolase has protein sequence MSEKWIWLPDWASDLSLWEDDLTDADASAKHTFVPYEAMAAHLDDVYAVDGLSKANTVVGWGLGAFLLMLGAAKRPKGQKWILLSPFADFCDESGPWNSENLLFKAREMHSSIDVGLNAFKEQFDDEFSDWPDEWLAAAKKMDATLLANGLKFLAANRIEGAIDNSEDIQVLFGRMDQDVTPAMTLRLKEFLPKATFKERPKSGHWPPMMLF, from the coding sequence ATGAGTGAAAAGTGGATTTGGCTACCGGACTGGGCGTCCGATCTGTCCCTATGGGAAGACGATCTGACGGATGCGGATGCATCTGCCAAGCATACCTTTGTACCTTACGAAGCCATGGCCGCCCACCTTGATGATGTTTATGCTGTTGATGGCCTCTCGAAGGCAAATACTGTTGTCGGTTGGGGTTTGGGCGCCTTTTTGTTGATGTTGGGGGCGGCGAAACGCCCGAAAGGCCAGAAGTGGATTTTGCTTTCGCCGTTTGCGGATTTTTGTGATGAGAGTGGACCGTGGAATTCCGAGAACCTCCTGTTCAAGGCGCGCGAGATGCATTCTTCGATTGATGTCGGCCTGAACGCCTTCAAGGAGCAGTTCGACGACGAGTTCAGTGACTGGCCAGACGAATGGCTTGCCGCGGCGAAAAAGATGGATGCGACCTTGCTTGCAAACGGACTCAAGTTCCTTGCTGCGAACCGGATTGAGGGTGCAATCGACAACAGCGAGGATATTCAGGTGCTTTTCGGGCGCATGGACCAGGATGTTACGCCTGCCATGACGCTTAGGCTTAAGGAGTTCCTGCCGAAGGCGACCTTTAAGGAACGCCCTAAATCGGGTCATTGGCCCCCGATGATGCTGTTCTAA
- a CDS encoding helix-hairpin-helix domain-containing protein, translated as MNSAERKILHVALALFVVGLAVRFLPWGLPSVDFVDIGDRPRKAETPLVQSKVEYSAKGSATSLETDGIVTKNLQTSKEKKPRKKKAIVRFPLHINTATADELCALKGVGPKLAEKIIAFREEHGPFSGGASLQKVPGIGKKKLEGILQSVIFD; from the coding sequence ATGAACTCTGCTGAAAGAAAAATTCTTCATGTGGCGCTGGCCCTCTTTGTGGTCGGGCTTGCGGTGAGGTTCCTGCCGTGGGGGCTTCCGTCGGTCGATTTTGTGGATATCGGGGACCGCCCGAGGAAGGCTGAGACGCCCCTTGTGCAGTCCAAAGTGGAATATTCGGCAAAGGGCTCCGCGACATCCCTGGAAACCGATGGTATTGTAACTAAAAATTTACAAACAAGCAAGGAGAAAAAGCCCCGGAAAAAGAAGGCTATCGTCCGCTTTCCCTTGCATATCAACACAGCGACGGCGGACGAACTGTGCGCCCTTAAGGGCGTCGGACCCAAGCTTGCCGAGAAAATTATCGCTTTCCGCGAGGAGCATGGCCCCTTTTCGGGGGGTGCGAGCCTGCAAAAAGTGCCTGGAATAGGTAAGAAAAAACTGGAGGGCATACTGCAAAGCGTAATTTTTGATTAG
- the gatC gene encoding Asp-tRNA(Asn)/Glu-tRNA(Gln) amidotransferase subunit GatC, which yields MLEREEVLKLAKLSRLEVAESDIDSVKGHLDKMLDHMEALKALDLSNVEPMTGVENGATILREDVPVQGFSLDQAFANAPAVENDHFAIPKVIGG from the coding sequence ATGCTCGAACGTGAAGAAGTATTGAAATTGGCGAAGCTCTCGAGGCTCGAAGTTGCGGAAAGCGACATCGATTCCGTGAAGGGGCATCTCGACAAGATGCTTGACCACATGGAAGCGCTCAAGGCGCTCGACCTGTCCAATGTCGAACCGATGACCGGTGTCGAGAATGGTGCGACTATCCTTCGCGAAGACGTGCCGGTTCAGGGATTCTCGCTGGACCAGGCTTTCGCGAATGCGCCTGCAGTGGAAAACGACCACTTCGCCATCCCGAAGGTCATTGGCGGCTAA
- a CDS encoding ACT domain-containing protein produces MKIPQVSVFVSNRPGRLQAVCKSLADAGVNLLSLTLADSGEFGLIRLIVSDPEKAVDVLAKAGLSATITDVVACPVNAAIGGLAELLSTAVGSQQIDYMYAYPSTLNGSNIMILRFQDTEKAIEALEATHFKAISKEELLG; encoded by the coding sequence ATGAAGATTCCGCAAGTATCCGTATTCGTTTCCAACCGCCCTGGCCGTCTCCAGGCGGTGTGCAAGTCCCTTGCCGACGCCGGCGTGAACCTCCTTTCGCTCACGCTCGCCGACTCGGGCGAATTCGGGCTTATCCGCCTTATCGTCAGTGACCCGGAAAAGGCCGTGGACGTGCTCGCCAAGGCGGGCCTCAGCGCCACCATCACCGACGTGGTCGCCTGCCCCGTGAACGCCGCCATCGGTGGCCTCGCCGAACTGCTCTCCACCGCAGTGGGCAGCCAGCAGATTGACTACATGTACGCCTACCCCTCCACCCTGAACGGCAGCAACATCATGATCTTGCGCTTCCAGGATACGGAAAAGGCTATCGAGGCCCTCGAAGCCACGCACTTCAAGGCTATCAGCAAGGAAGAACTGCTGGGATAA